The Mammaliicoccus sciuri genome window below encodes:
- a CDS encoding class I SAM-dependent methyltransferase produces MTDSYDVWWQKGQESDDDMARDHQEAWERTIEMLNTSDIEGKTILDVGCNQGGFLRQLYDTTPFKEGVGIDLARLSLEKAETLKGQRPLTYYLTDKPQETKHIFDTAVSTSVLYLIEDIPQHAKDLKEVLKPGGVYYASFADLTNNPSRQFMSDTINQYGATPSQNHSLKHIVDSFVDAGFEVAVMKEPVPDVIDLTHYSDFYLSPNDYLQTLYEESFLIKARVKEGTEK; encoded by the coding sequence ATGACTGATAGTTATGACGTTTGGTGGCAAAAAGGTCAAGAATCAGATGATGATATGGCACGAGACCATCAAGAAGCTTGGGAGAGAACGATAGAAATGCTTAATACATCTGATATCGAAGGGAAAACGATTTTAGATGTGGGATGTAATCAAGGCGGATTTTTACGACAATTATACGATACAACACCGTTTAAAGAAGGTGTTGGCATCGATTTAGCACGTTTATCTTTGGAAAAGGCAGAGACATTAAAAGGACAACGTCCACTTACATACTATTTAACAGATAAACCACAAGAAACGAAGCACATATTTGATACGGCTGTAAGTACGTCTGTCTTGTACTTAATAGAGGATATTCCGCAACATGCGAAAGATTTAAAAGAGGTATTGAAACCAGGTGGCGTTTATTACGCTTCATTCGCGGATTTAACTAATAACCCGAGTCGTCAGTTTATGAGTGACACGATTAATCAATATGGTGCCACACCGTCTCAGAATCACTCTCTAAAACATATCGTTGATAGCTTTGTGGATGCAGGATTTGAAGTTGCAGTAATGAAAGAGCCTGTACCTGACGTGATTGATTTAACACATTATAGCGATTTTTATTTATCACCGAATGATTATTTACAAACATTATATGAAGAATCATTTTTAATCAAAGCAAGAGTGAAAGAAGGTACTGAGAAATGA